From Excalfactoria chinensis isolate bCotChi1 chromosome 4, bCotChi1.hap2, whole genome shotgun sequence, one genomic window encodes:
- the LOC140251380 gene encoding alcohol dehydrogenase 1, whose translation MSTAGKVIKCKAAVLWEANKPFSLEEVEVAPPKAHEVRIKIVATGICRSDDHVVTGALAMPFPIILGHEAAGVVESVGEKVTSLKPGDAVIPLFVPQCGECRSCLSTKGNLCIKNDLSSSPTGLMADGTTRFTCKGKAIHHFIGTSTFTEYTVVHETAAAKIDSAAPLEKVCLIGCGFSTGYGAVLQTAKVEPGSTCAVFGLGGVGLSVVMGCKAAGASRIIAIDINKDKFAKAKELGATECINPKDFKKPIHEVLTEMTGQGVDYSFEVIGRTETMTEALASCHYNYGVSVIVGVPPAAQKISFDPMLIFSGRTWKGSVFGGWKSKDAVPKLVADYMKKKFVLDPLITHTLPFTKINEGFDLLRTGKSIRSVLVL comes from the exons ATGAGCACGGCGGGAAAA GTTATTAAATGCAAGGCAGCGGTATTGTGGGAGGCGAATAAACCATTTTCTCTTGAGGAAGTAGAAGTTGCCCCACCAAAAGCACATGAAGTTCGTATTAAG ATTGTAGCCACGGGGATCTGTCGCTCTGATGACCACGTGGTGACTGGTGCACTGGCTATGCCTTTTCCAATAATCCTTGGGCACGAGGCAGCTGGTGTCGTAGAAAGTGTTGGGGAGAAAGTAACTTCGTTAAAGCCAG gaGATGCAGTTATTCCACTCTTTGTTCCACAGTGTGGGGAGTGCAGATCTTGCTTAAGCACCAAGGGCAATTTGTGCATTAAAAATGA TCTTTCTTCTTCACCTACTGGATTAATGGCTGATGGTACCACTAGGTTTACCTGTAAAGGGAAAGCAATTCATCACTTTATTGGTACAAGTACGTTCACTGAATACACGGTAGTGCACGAAACTGCTGCAGCCAAAATAGATTCCGCTGCTCCTCTGGAAAAAGTTTGTCTGATTGGCTGTGGATTCTCAACTGGTTATGGGGCTGTTCTGCAGACTGCCAAG GTAGAACCTGGCTCCACCTGTGCTGTCTTTGGCCTTGGAGGAGTCGGTCTCTCTGTTGTCATGGGCTGCAAGGCAGCTGGAGCATCCCGCATCATTGCCATCGATATCAACAAGGACAAGTTTGCCAAGgccaaggagctgggagccacCGAGTGCATCAACCCTAAAGACTTCAAGAAGCCCATTCATGAAGTGCTGACTGAAATGACTGGCCAGGGTGTGGACTACTCCTTTGAGGTCATTGGCCGTACTGAAACTATG ACTGAAGCCTTGGCCTCTTGCCACTACAACTACGGAGTCAGTGTGATTGTGGGAGTGCCCCCTGCAGCACAAAAGATTAGTTTTGATCCCATGCTTATCTTCAGTGGTCGCACCTGGAAAGGGTCTGTCTTTGGAG GCTGGAAGAGTAAAGATGCAGTGCCCAAACTGGTTGCTGattacatgaagaaaaagttTGTTTTGGATCCATTAATAACCCACACCCTTCCTTTCACTAAAATCAATGAGGGATTCGATCTGCTGAGGACAGGGAAGAG TATTCGCAGCGTCCTTGTATTGTAA